The Sinomicrobium kalidii genome contains a region encoding:
- the meaB gene encoding methylmalonyl Co-A mutase-associated GTPase MeaB encodes MSAKQKPIPEKQNTPDKSSGRKSVTPNVQKIKREQPSPEELAEKIISGDVVALSRAITLVESTQPRHAENAQSVIEKCLPHANRSVRIGITGVPGVGKSTFIETFGKHLTALGKKVAVLAVDPSSSVSRGSILGDKTRMEELVKDENAFIRPSPSGNSPGGVARKTRETILLCEACGFDIIIMETVGVGQGEIAVHGMVDFFLLLKLAGAGDELQGIKRGIMEMADAIVINKADGDNEKAARKARAEFARALHLYPPKENNWTPRVLTASATENKGITEIRELIEKYVARNQESGYFSYKRSEQNKYWLLQTIEDRLKTSFYQDERIKKQLGRELSALENNETTPFAAARKLLELWHR; translated from the coding sequence TTGAGCGCAAAACAAAAACCGATACCGGAAAAACAAAATACTCCCGACAAAAGTTCCGGGAGAAAATCCGTTACGCCCAATGTGCAAAAAATAAAGAGGGAACAACCTTCTCCCGAAGAACTGGCCGAAAAGATCATTTCCGGTGATGTCGTGGCCCTGAGCCGCGCCATTACCCTGGTGGAAAGTACGCAGCCCAGACATGCCGAAAATGCACAATCGGTCATCGAAAAATGCCTCCCGCATGCCAACCGGTCCGTACGTATCGGTATTACAGGAGTCCCCGGAGTAGGCAAAAGCACATTTATAGAAACCTTCGGAAAACACCTTACGGCTCTCGGCAAAAAAGTGGCAGTACTGGCCGTAGACCCGAGCAGCTCCGTAAGCAGGGGAAGTATCCTGGGCGACAAAACACGCATGGAAGAGCTCGTAAAAGATGAAAACGCATTTATCCGCCCCTCCCCTTCCGGAAATTCTCCCGGCGGAGTAGCGCGGAAAACCCGTGAGACCATCCTGCTTTGTGAAGCCTGTGGTTTCGATATCATTATTATGGAAACGGTAGGTGTAGGCCAGGGGGAAATTGCTGTTCACGGTATGGTAGACTTTTTCCTCCTGCTGAAACTGGCCGGTGCAGGCGACGAACTCCAGGGTATTAAACGCGGAATTATGGAAATGGCCGACGCCATTGTCATCAACAAGGCCGACGGCGACAACGAAAAGGCAGCCCGGAAGGCCAGGGCCGAATTTGCAAGGGCACTTCACCTGTATCCGCCGAAAGAAAACAACTGGACGCCCCGGGTACTCACGGCTTCTGCCACAGAGAACAAGGGGATCACGGAAATCCGCGAATTGATCGAAAAATATGTGGCCCGAAATCAAGAAAGCGGTTATTTCAGTTACAAACGGTCGGAACAGAACAAATACTGGCTGCTTCAGACTATAGAAGACCGGCTGAAAACAAGCTTTTATCAGGATGAAAGAATAAAAAAACAATTGGGCAGAGAGCTTTCCGCCCTCGAAAACAATGAAACCACACCTTTCGCCGCTGCGCGAAAACTGCTGGAATTATGGCACAGATAA
- a CDS encoding glycosyltransferase, with the protein MNYEFTIIVPIYNEEDNLERLEKELSGYISKTATKTKVLLINDGSDDRSQELIEIICRRNAAFHFLEFAENRGLSAAIKAGFDHVDTPLLGYMDSDMQTAPEDFDLLLEHIGEYDLVTGVRADRKDSFVKNMSSTIANKIRRAFTHDGMDDTGCPLKVIKTEYARRIPMFKGLHRFLPAMILLQNGRIIQIPVRHFPRTAGQAKFGLWNRLLGPLTDCFAYLWMKKKYINYTIAKKG; encoded by the coding sequence ATGAATTACGAGTTTACCATTATTGTTCCGATCTACAACGAGGAAGACAACCTTGAACGTTTAGAAAAAGAGCTCTCCGGGTATATTTCCAAAACTGCAACAAAGACCAAAGTCCTTTTGATAAACGACGGTTCCGACGACAGAAGCCAGGAACTCATCGAAATCATTTGCCGGCGGAATGCGGCCTTTCATTTTCTGGAATTTGCGGAAAACAGAGGCCTGAGTGCCGCAATAAAAGCCGGGTTTGACCATGTAGACACCCCGTTACTGGGCTATATGGACTCGGACATGCAGACCGCCCCGGAGGATTTTGACCTCTTGCTCGAACATATCGGTGAATACGACCTCGTAACCGGGGTAAGGGCAGACCGGAAGGATTCTTTTGTGAAAAACATGTCTTCCACAATCGCCAATAAGATAAGAAGGGCTTTTACCCATGACGGCATGGACGATACCGGATGTCCCCTCAAAGTCATCAAAACGGAATATGCCAGGCGGATTCCCATGTTCAAGGGGTTGCACCGCTTTTTGCCCGCCATGATACTGTTGCAAAACGGCAGGATCATCCAGATTCCCGTACGGCATTTTCCGAGAACCGCAGGCCAGGCCAAGTTCGGGCTGTGGAACAGGTTGCTGGGACCGCTTACAGACTGTTTCGCTTACCTGTGGATGAAAAAAAAGTATATCAACTACACCATAGCCAAGAAAGGATAA
- a CDS encoding lipid-A-disaccharide synthase N-terminal domain-containing protein, with product MQNWIIYAIGFLAQILFSSRLLLQWILSEKSKTVLTPRLFWQLSLLASFLLFIYGYLRHDFAIMLGQTLTYFIYIRNIQIQGAWHKFPKAFRTFLWLFPFLIVIYYYNNNKLDIQNLLQNENIPLWLLIMGSVAQVIFTFRFIYQWIYSERKKESSLPAGFWILSLIGAILILAYAILRKDPVLMTGHLFGSIIYIRNLMILNKQHG from the coding sequence ATGCAAAACTGGATCATCTACGCTATTGGATTTCTCGCGCAAATCCTGTTCTCCAGCAGGCTACTGTTACAGTGGATCCTTTCGGAAAAAAGCAAAACGGTACTTACGCCCCGCCTGTTCTGGCAACTCAGCCTGCTGGCTTCATTCCTCCTGTTTATTTACGGGTATCTCAGGCATGACTTTGCCATTATGCTGGGACAGACACTGACGTATTTTATCTATATCCGGAATATACAGATACAGGGAGCATGGCATAAATTTCCAAAGGCTTTCCGTACTTTTTTATGGCTCTTTCCGTTTTTAATTGTGATCTATTATTACAACAACAATAAACTGGATATTCAAAATCTGCTTCAGAATGAAAATATTCCGTTATGGCTGTTGATCATGGGAAGTGTGGCACAGGTCATCTTTACCTTTCGCTTTATCTACCAGTGGATATATTCCGAAAGGAAAAAGGAGTCTTCCCTTCCGGCCGGATTCTGGATACTCAGCCTCATCGGGGCCATCCTTATCCTCGCCTATGCCATTCTCCGGAAAGACCCGGTGCTGATGACAGGCCATCTTTTCGGCAGTATTATTTACATTAGAAACCTGATGATATTAAACAAGCAACATGGTTAA
- a CDS encoding ArnT family glycosyltransferase: protein MVKTLERYPVITLLLVCLVIFFCNLDELYINIMEARNFVTAREMLSANNWLLTTLNGLPRYEKPPLPTWLTALSAAVFGMKNLFALRLPAALAATLGVYMMYRLNFKVHQNKRLSLYTGLILATSFYVIFSGRNGQWDIFTHGFMITSLYFLYMLFQGEKPWKNALLAGIFAGASFMSKGPVSLYTLFLPFVIAYGIVYKYRYFRKKMLPLLVFIITMAVSGLWWYIYVRVADPEWFVAIASEEAANWGSYNIRPFYYYWSFFTQSGIWTIPAFAGLLYPYLKNRVSDKKAYLFSFLWTMGAVILLSVIPEKKSRYLLPVLFPLAMNTAFYIEYLVNRFASLKNRKETIPVYFNFGLIAFIGVAFPIAGYIFFGKELQGYWMPFVLASVFLCVIGIFMFRYLLKKNIHYVFLLTVGFIMSIILFGFPLANTFSNDNPGFNNVNNLARKTEKEGINVYSYGEQAPEMIWEYGKTAPRLDVGTPAKIPSENSFGVLVSLHDEKEFKRIFAPDFNMRLADVFDINYTAGEDERSYKQRLVSRYYILNKK from the coding sequence ATGGTTAAAACTCTGGAACGCTACCCGGTTATTACGCTTTTGCTGGTTTGCCTCGTTATCTTTTTCTGCAACCTCGACGAACTTTATATAAATATCATGGAAGCCCGCAACTTTGTTACGGCAAGGGAAATGCTCTCTGCGAACAACTGGTTGCTCACTACGCTCAACGGGCTCCCCCGCTACGAAAAACCTCCCCTACCTACCTGGCTTACGGCACTTTCCGCAGCCGTTTTCGGGATGAAGAACCTGTTTGCCCTTCGCCTCCCGGCGGCACTGGCAGCCACACTCGGGGTATACATGATGTACAGATTGAATTTTAAAGTACATCAAAACAAAAGATTAAGCCTGTACACCGGGCTTATCCTTGCCACTTCGTTTTACGTTATCTTCTCCGGAAGGAACGGACAATGGGATATATTCACCCACGGGTTCATGATCACTTCCCTATATTTTCTCTACATGCTTTTTCAGGGAGAAAAACCGTGGAAAAATGCATTGCTCGCCGGTATTTTTGCCGGGGCTTCCTTTATGAGTAAAGGGCCGGTTTCATTGTACACCCTGTTTTTACCGTTTGTAATTGCTTATGGTATCGTCTATAAGTACCGTTATTTCCGTAAAAAAATGTTGCCACTTCTTGTGTTTATCATTACGATGGCCGTATCCGGTCTTTGGTGGTATATTTATGTAAGGGTTGCAGATCCGGAATGGTTTGTAGCCATTGCTTCCGAAGAGGCCGCCAACTGGGGGAGTTATAACATCAGACCATTTTACTATTACTGGAGTTTCTTTACGCAAAGCGGCATATGGACCATTCCGGCATTTGCGGGACTGTTATACCCCTATCTTAAAAACCGGGTAAGCGACAAAAAGGCCTACCTGTTTTCCTTCCTCTGGACCATGGGGGCTGTGATATTGCTCTCGGTAATTCCCGAAAAAAAATCGCGCTACCTGCTTCCGGTACTCTTCCCGCTGGCCATGAACACCGCTTTTTACATAGAATATCTTGTAAACAGGTTCGCCTCCCTAAAAAACAGGAAAGAGACCATTCCGGTCTATTTTAATTTCGGTTTAATAGCCTTTATAGGAGTGGCTTTCCCTATTGCCGGGTATATTTTCTTCGGAAAGGAGCTACAGGGGTATTGGATGCCGTTCGTACTGGCTTCGGTATTCCTGTGTGTCATTGGTATCTTTATGTTCCGGTACCTGCTAAAAAAGAACATTCATTATGTGTTTTTACTGACCGTCGGATTTATCATGAGCATTATCCTTTTCGGCTTTCCGCTGGCCAATACCTTCAGCAACGACAATCCCGGTTTTAATAACGTCAACAACCTGGCCCGAAAGACCGAAAAAGAAGGCATAAATGTCTATTCCTATGGCGAACAGGCCCCGGAAATGATCTGGGAATACGGAAAAACGGCCCCGAGGCTGGATGTCGGCACCCCGGCAAAAATCCCGTCTGAAAACAGCTTTGGGGTATTGGTGTCACTTCATGATGAAAAAGAATTTAAACGTATCTTTGCTCCGGATTTCAACATGCGTTTAGCAGATGTTTTTGATATCAACTATACGGCCGGCGAAGACGAAAGGAGTTATAAACAAAGATTGGTAAGCCGGTATTATATTCTAAATAAAAAGTAA
- a CDS encoding phosphatase PAP2 family protein has product MLDKIIEYDQELFLFLNTLGTESWDGFWLVVTDKFASIPLYLVLLYLCIRKFGWKPTILILATVALMIAFTDQLANTFKYGFERLRPCHNPLLIDKMRIVKCGGKFGYFSAHAASTFAVATLFSLLFRKYYRFLPLILLVWALIVSYSRIYLGVHFPLDVITGIVFGLLGGWLFFRILLLVSRKLFKENTNPLR; this is encoded by the coding sequence ATGCTGGACAAAATCATTGAATACGATCAGGAACTCTTTTTGTTTCTCAATACCCTCGGAACGGAAAGCTGGGACGGTTTCTGGCTGGTGGTTACCGATAAGTTTGCATCCATCCCCCTGTACCTGGTTTTGCTGTACCTGTGCATACGGAAATTCGGATGGAAGCCCACGATACTGATTTTGGCAACAGTTGCGCTGATGATAGCATTTACAGATCAATTGGCCAATACGTTCAAATACGGTTTCGAACGCCTTCGCCCTTGTCATAACCCGTTACTGATCGATAAAATGCGAATTGTGAAATGCGGCGGGAAGTTCGGGTATTTCTCCGCACATGCTGCCAGTACTTTTGCCGTGGCCACCCTTTTTTCCCTGTTGTTCAGGAAATACTATCGCTTTTTACCTTTAATTCTACTGGTATGGGCATTGATAGTGTCGTACAGCAGAATATACCTGGGTGTCCATTTCCCGTTGGATGTTATTACAGGGATCGTCTTCGGGCTGCTTGGCGGATGGTTGTTTTTCCGGATACTGCTCCTGGTTTCCCGAAAGCTGTTTAAGGAGAACACCAATCCCCTGCGTTAA
- a CDS encoding MATE family efflux transporter — translation MLTQYTREFSYNLKLSLPVILGMLGHTFVAFADNVMVGQLGTAELAAVSLGNSFVFIAMSLGIGFSTAITPLVAEADGAGDVDKGKAALKHGLILCTGLGLVLFSILLFAKPLMYIMDQPAEVVEYAMPYLDLVAFSLIPLIMFQALKQFSDGLSETKYPMYATVLANIINISLNYLLIFGNFGFPKMGIVGAAVGTLVSRIIMVIFIWALFKQNKKFHDYITGFRLREYSKAVFGKIVNLGFPSALQMLFEVAIFTAAIWLSGVLGKNPQAANQIALNLSSMTFMVATGLSVAAMIRVGNQKGLRNFHELRRIAFSVFLLTIILDVIFALCFWIFRDWLPTIYLDQHDIADQADNFEVMATASKLLLVAAVFQISDGVQVVVLGALRGLQDVKIPTFITFVAYWIVGFPVSYYLGLHTEWGSAGIWTGLLAGLSVSAVLLYIRFNHLTQKLIRSAADN, via the coding sequence ATGTTAACGCAATACACCAGGGAATTTTCCTATAATTTAAAATTGTCGTTACCCGTTATACTGGGTATGCTGGGACACACCTTTGTGGCCTTTGCAGATAATGTTATGGTAGGGCAGTTGGGGACGGCAGAGCTTGCAGCAGTATCGCTGGGAAACAGTTTTGTGTTTATTGCCATGTCACTGGGTATAGGTTTTTCCACGGCCATTACGCCCTTGGTGGCCGAGGCTGACGGAGCGGGAGATGTGGACAAAGGAAAGGCCGCTTTGAAACACGGCCTGATATTGTGTACGGGCCTGGGCCTGGTATTGTTTAGCATTCTCCTGTTTGCCAAACCGCTCATGTATATCATGGATCAACCTGCGGAAGTGGTAGAGTACGCCATGCCCTACCTGGACCTTGTGGCCTTTTCGCTGATCCCCCTGATCATGTTCCAGGCCCTGAAGCAGTTTTCTGACGGGCTCTCCGAGACTAAATATCCCATGTATGCCACAGTATTGGCCAATATTATAAATATCAGCCTGAATTACCTGTTGATCTTCGGTAATTTCGGCTTTCCGAAAATGGGGATTGTAGGCGCGGCTGTAGGAACGCTGGTATCCCGGATCATTATGGTGATTTTTATCTGGGCCCTTTTCAAACAGAATAAAAAATTCCACGATTATATCACGGGGTTCAGGTTGCGGGAATACAGTAAAGCTGTGTTCGGGAAGATTGTCAATCTGGGCTTTCCTTCGGCCTTGCAAATGCTTTTCGAGGTAGCCATATTTACGGCTGCGATCTGGCTTAGCGGGGTGCTGGGCAAAAACCCCCAGGCGGCAAATCAGATAGCACTGAACCTTTCCAGTATGACCTTTATGGTGGCTACCGGACTTAGTGTAGCGGCCATGATCAGGGTAGGAAACCAGAAGGGGCTGCGAAATTTTCATGAATTGCGCAGGATTGCCTTTTCCGTGTTTCTGCTCACCATTATACTGGATGTGATATTTGCCCTCTGTTTCTGGATCTTCCGCGATTGGCTGCCCACCATATACCTGGATCAGCACGACATAGCCGATCAGGCCGATAATTTCGAGGTAATGGCCACGGCCTCCAAATTATTACTGGTAGCGGCCGTTTTCCAGATATCCGACGGTGTGCAGGTTGTGGTGCTGGGTGCGTTGCGGGGCTTACAGGATGTCAAGATCCCCACATTTATTACCTTTGTGGCTTATTGGATTGTAGGATTTCCCGTTTCGTATTACCTGGGACTGCATACGGAATGGGGGAGTGCCGGGATATGGACAGGACTTTTGGCGGGGCTTTCCGTCTCTGCCGTGCTGTTGTATATCCGGTTCAATCACCTTACACAAAAGCTTATCAGGAGTGCTGCGGATAATTAA
- the mazG gene encoding nucleoside triphosphate pyrophosphohydrolase has translation MNSREEQLKGIDRLLTIMNELREQCPWDRKQTMQSLRHLTIEEVYELGDAILDNDPEEVKKELGDVLLHIVFYAKIGSETEDFDIGDVANTICEKLIARHPHIYSDVKVDNEEDVKKNWENLKLKEGKKSVLEGVPRSLPALVKASRIQDKVAGVGFDWEEPSQVWEKLQEELGEFQEEVKKGDTDQMEAEFGDVLFSIINYARFLNINPENALERTNKKFIKRFQYLEEQATASRKSLKDMSLSEMDVHWEKSKDFFK, from the coding sequence ATGAATTCCAGGGAAGAACAACTGAAGGGCATAGACAGGCTACTCACCATAATGAACGAACTCCGGGAACAGTGCCCGTGGGACAGGAAGCAAACCATGCAAAGCCTTCGTCACCTCACCATAGAAGAAGTTTACGAGCTGGGAGATGCCATTCTGGACAATGACCCGGAAGAAGTGAAAAAAGAGCTCGGCGATGTATTGCTTCACATTGTTTTTTACGCGAAAATAGGGAGTGAAACGGAAGATTTTGATATCGGTGATGTGGCGAACACCATCTGTGAAAAACTCATAGCCCGCCACCCGCATATTTACAGCGATGTAAAGGTGGATAACGAAGAGGATGTAAAGAAGAACTGGGAAAACCTGAAGCTGAAAGAAGGTAAGAAAAGCGTCCTGGAAGGAGTGCCCCGCAGTTTGCCCGCCCTGGTAAAAGCCAGCAGGATACAGGACAAAGTGGCCGGTGTAGGTTTTGATTGGGAAGAACCGTCGCAGGTATGGGAAAAACTGCAGGAGGAACTCGGGGAATTTCAGGAAGAAGTTAAAAAAGGCGATACCGACCAGATGGAAGCCGAGTTTGGCGATGTGCTTTTCAGCATTATAAATTATGCCCGGTTCCTCAATATCAACCCGGAAAATGCACTGGAAAGAACAAACAAAAAGTTTATAAAAAGATTTCAGTACCTGGAAGAACAGGCAACCGCTTCCCGAAAAAGCCTAAAAGACATGTCACTTTCTGAAATGGATGTCCATTGGGAAAAATCAAAGGATTTTTTCAAATAG
- a CDS encoding DUF5606 family protein, which translates to MSLDKILAISGKPGLYELKAQTRSGFVAESLIDGKRITVGLRNNVSLLSEIAIYTLKEEIPLREVLRKIKEKENGGETSVSHKEEKVKLEEYFFEVLPDYDEDRVYPGDIKKIIQWYNLLISKGLDDFEEETSETEGKEGDEEKKGEDIG; encoded by the coding sequence ATGAGTTTAGACAAGATACTGGCCATTTCCGGTAAACCCGGATTGTACGAATTAAAAGCACAGACCAGGAGCGGTTTTGTTGCGGAATCCCTCATAGACGGTAAACGTATAACAGTGGGGTTGCGGAATAATGTGAGCCTCCTTTCCGAAATTGCCATCTACACCCTTAAAGAAGAAATTCCGCTTCGCGAAGTTTTGAGGAAGATCAAGGAAAAGGAAAACGGAGGAGAAACTTCCGTAAGTCATAAGGAAGAGAAGGTGAAGCTGGAAGAATATTTCTTTGAGGTCCTCCCGGACTATGATGAGGACAGGGTGTACCCGGGAGATATCAAAAAGATCATCCAGTGGTACAATTTATTGATTTCCAAGGGGCTTGACGATTTTGAAGAAGAAACCTCCGAAACCGAAGGTAAGGAAGGAGATGAAGAGAAAAAAGGAGAGGACATCGGCTAA
- the def gene encoding peptide deformylase has translation MILPIVAYGDPVLRRKTREIDENYPDLQELIANMFETMYNAYGVGLAAPQVGLPVRLFVIDTSPFAEDEELDAEEQEQLRNFKKVFINAKILEETGEEWAFNEGCLSIPNIREDVSREETIKIEYYDKDFVKHVEEYDGLIARVIQHEYDHIEGVLFTDKLSALKKRLLKGKLTNISKGKIDVDYKMRFPEAKKAR, from the coding sequence ATGATATTACCTATTGTTGCCTATGGCGACCCAGTTTTGAGAAGGAAAACCAGGGAAATAGATGAAAATTACCCGGACCTTCAGGAGTTGATAGCAAATATGTTCGAAACCATGTATAATGCCTATGGTGTAGGATTGGCCGCACCCCAGGTAGGGCTGCCCGTCCGGCTTTTTGTTATTGATACCAGCCCTTTTGCAGAAGATGAAGAGCTGGATGCGGAAGAACAGGAACAACTGCGCAATTTCAAAAAAGTGTTTATCAATGCGAAGATACTGGAAGAGACCGGTGAAGAATGGGCCTTTAACGAAGGATGTCTCAGCATTCCCAATATCCGGGAAGATGTTTCCAGGGAAGAAACAATAAAGATCGAGTATTACGACAAGGATTTTGTTAAACATGTCGAGGAATACGACGGATTGATTGCCAGAGTCATTCAGCATGAATATGATCATATCGAAGGTGTACTGTTTACCGATAAACTTTCGGCACTGAAAAAACGGCTTCTCAAAGGCAAACTGACCAATATTTCCAAGGGAAAGATCGATGTAGACTACAAGATGCGCTTTCCCGAAGCCAAAAAAGCGCGCTGA
- the ruvX gene encoding Holliday junction resolvase RuvX, producing MGRILAIDYGTKRTGIAVTDELQIIASGLATVPTPELMDFLKEYTRKESVERIIVGEPKRYSNEASESEKYIRVFLEKVSKQLPDIPVERVDERFTSKMAFQTMIDSGLKKKQRRNKELIDEISATIILQSYLYR from the coding sequence ATGGGTAGAATACTGGCCATAGATTACGGAACAAAGCGCACAGGGATAGCCGTAACAGATGAATTACAGATCATTGCGTCGGGGCTTGCAACAGTGCCTACCCCCGAACTTATGGATTTCCTGAAGGAGTATACCCGGAAGGAAAGTGTAGAACGCATCATTGTAGGAGAACCCAAACGGTACAGCAACGAGGCCTCGGAAAGCGAAAAATATATCCGGGTGTTCCTGGAAAAAGTGAGTAAACAATTACCTGATATACCCGTAGAACGTGTTGACGAACGGTTTACTTCCAAAATGGCTTTCCAGACCATGATCGACAGCGGTCTGAAAAAAAAGCAGCGCAGGAACAAGGAGCTGATAGACGAGATCAGTGCTACGATCATATTACAGTCATATCTGTACCGGTAG
- a CDS encoding 2,3,4,5-tetrahydropyridine-2,6-dicarboxylate N-succinyltransferase, whose amino-acid sequence MEKLREIIENAWDNRDLLKEQNTQNTIREVVGLLDEGKLRVAEPADNGWQVNEWVKKAVVLYFPIQKMETIEAGPLEFHDKIPLKKGYAAKGIRVVPHAIARHGAYVSGGVIMMPSYVNIGAYVDEGTMVDTWATVGSCAQIGKHVHLSGGVGIGGVLEPLQAAPVIIEDNAFIGSRCIVVEGVRVEKEAVLGANVVLTASTKIIDVTGSEPVESKGLVPARSVVIPGSYTKKFAAGEYQVPCALIIGKRKASTDLKTSLNDALREYDVAV is encoded by the coding sequence ATGGAAAAATTACGTGAGATCATAGAAAATGCCTGGGATAACAGGGACTTACTGAAAGAACAAAATACACAGAACACCATACGGGAGGTCGTCGGGTTATTGGACGAAGGCAAACTGAGGGTAGCCGAACCTGCGGATAACGGCTGGCAGGTCAACGAATGGGTAAAAAAAGCAGTAGTATTATACTTTCCCATACAAAAAATGGAAACTATTGAAGCGGGACCGCTGGAATTCCACGACAAGATCCCTTTAAAAAAGGGGTATGCTGCCAAAGGTATTCGTGTAGTCCCCCATGCCATTGCCCGTCATGGCGCATACGTTTCCGGCGGAGTGATCATGATGCCCAGTTATGTAAACATCGGGGCCTATGTCGATGAGGGAACGATGGTGGATACCTGGGCTACGGTAGGAAGCTGTGCCCAGATAGGAAAACACGTGCACCTCAGCGGTGGTGTTGGTATTGGCGGTGTACTCGAACCCTTACAGGCCGCCCCCGTTATTATAGAAGATAATGCCTTTATCGGTTCGCGATGCATTGTAGTGGAAGGCGTACGTGTGGAAAAAGAAGCGGTACTGGGTGCCAATGTAGTCCTTACGGCTTCTACAAAAATTATTGATGTGACGGGAAGCGAACCCGTGGAAAGCAAGGGACTTGTCCCCGCCAGATCGGTAGTGATACCGGGAAGTTACACCAAAAAATTTGCTGCCGGTGAATACCAGGTACCCTGTGCCCTTATTATCGGTAAACGAAAGGCTTCTACAGACCTGAAGACTTCGCTTAACGATGCACTGCGTGAATATGACGTAGCTGTTTAA